One segment of Natronosalvus halobius DNA contains the following:
- a CDS encoding DUF7289 family protein, translated as MGRGQASIIGVVLLMGFVIISATAVAVMGSSALAVVQDQSNSEHRINEMQSLSQEMRTASMSNDGTLATDVGEFEFESGGNIQVLVDGEVVANHDMNRIVNGNLVYEGGLLIDGERVVDSPEMDSQDGVYRLTMPVVSGDSLNEELRHKTTRSVPITDSTANVTIVIESEYYEHWETLFEDADDIETIPEDNTLKVMFPGGKAPEPKTVENALSLGLANQQNVGLNDIPGLTADSYNSEVGSYDPANPNRNAKVAAHDDLDDNMGAGSQGILIRGDFVTSGNVKKNMRNGSHKNFEADNVYWDNDSIEKGIPTSELLDNPSDYSDEQLYVTGDLEGGKYYKKGLLVTSNEITVTDSSTLYVDGDLELSSSDIIVESGNELEVHVDGDLVLDDSSVINQDAHNSLDISFYVSGDVQIEPQENSRSELTGLLHASEGTLHMNDEVEIYGALAIDDIVTDNHNKDHLLIHYDENLENKVLKQVSETEMEEASRDTKFIEIRFSEFDSE; from the coding sequence ATGGGACGGGGACAGGCGAGTATTATTGGGGTTGTGCTCTTGATGGGTTTTGTCATCATTTCAGCGACGGCAGTTGCCGTTATGGGGTCGTCTGCCCTCGCCGTTGTACAGGATCAATCGAACTCAGAACACAGAATCAATGAAATGCAGTCGCTCTCACAGGAGATGAGAACGGCCTCTATGTCAAATGACGGGACGTTGGCGACGGACGTCGGTGAATTCGAGTTCGAATCGGGAGGAAATATTCAGGTTCTCGTAGACGGGGAGGTCGTTGCAAATCACGACATGAACCGCATCGTGAACGGCAACCTGGTTTACGAAGGCGGATTACTCATCGATGGCGAGCGAGTGGTAGACTCTCCAGAAATGGATTCACAGGATGGAGTATATCGACTTACGATGCCTGTCGTTTCTGGGGATTCACTGAACGAAGAGTTGCGACACAAAACGACGCGGTCGGTTCCAATTACTGACTCGACTGCCAACGTAACTATCGTAATCGAGAGCGAATACTACGAGCACTGGGAAACTCTGTTTGAAGATGCTGACGATATCGAAACAATTCCGGAAGACAATACCCTCAAAGTTATGTTCCCTGGTGGAAAAGCACCTGAACCGAAAACCGTCGAGAACGCGCTCTCGCTCGGATTGGCCAACCAGCAAAACGTCGGATTGAACGATATACCGGGGCTGACTGCGGATAGTTACAATTCTGAGGTCGGATCATACGATCCTGCCAATCCTAACCGGAACGCGAAGGTTGCTGCCCATGACGACCTAGACGACAACATGGGAGCAGGATCTCAGGGGATCCTCATCAGGGGTGACTTTGTCACATCAGGAAATGTGAAGAAGAATATGCGTAACGGATCTCACAAAAACTTCGAGGCTGATAACGTCTATTGGGACAACGACAGTATCGAAAAAGGGATTCCAACGTCAGAGTTACTGGATAATCCGTCTGACTACTCGGACGAACAATTGTACGTGACTGGCGATCTCGAGGGAGGCAAGTACTACAAGAAGGGACTTCTCGTTACCTCCAACGAAATTACCGTAACCGATAGCTCGACGCTGTACGTTGACGGTGATCTGGAACTGTCCTCTTCGGACATTATCGTTGAATCCGGAAACGAACTTGAGGTTCACGTAGATGGTGACCTCGTGCTAGACGATTCATCCGTAATCAATCAGGACGCGCATAATTCGTTGGATATCTCCTTTTATGTATCCGGAGACGTGCAAATAGAACCTCAGGAAAATTCGCGATCCGAGTTAACTGGGTTACTCCACGCATCGGAGGGAACGCTGCACATGAACGACGAGGTCGAAATCTACGGGGCACTGGCTATCGACGACATCGTTACGGATAACCACAACAAGGATCACCTGCTGATTCACTACGACGAAAATCTCGAGAATAAGGTATTAAAACAAGTCTCGGAGACTGAAATGGAGGAAGCAAGCCGAGACACGAAATTCATCGAAATCAGGTTCTCTGAGTTCGATTCTGAGTAA
- a CDS encoding DUF7521 family protein has product MIGPSLVAAKLVTFVLGLAVALLAYHGYRRNESQPMLYVSAGFVFIAGGAICEGLIYHTFGFSILSAGLIQSAIVSSGLVLVLVSLVK; this is encoded by the coding sequence ATGATTGGGCCATCGCTCGTCGCCGCCAAACTGGTCACGTTCGTCCTGGGACTGGCAGTCGCGTTGCTGGCCTACCACGGCTACCGTCGAAACGAAAGTCAGCCGATGCTGTACGTCTCGGCGGGGTTCGTGTTCATCGCCGGCGGGGCGATCTGTGAGGGTCTCATCTATCACACGTTCGGCTTCTCGATTCTTTCAGCCGGACTCATCCAGTCGGCGATCGTTTCGAGCGGACTGGTGCTCGTGCTCGTGTCGCTCGTGAAGTAG
- a CDS encoding DUF5794 domain-containing protein — MSTSQHPVALRLERLVGGDARLLALVMALPLVDGIFVALILAGALETPASAVQVGLLIFGGSATLAVILAEMQGTVREQVRVVLLVGIPLIVLAAIQAALAPAIESVIETATFERFAALVILAIAAKTASATVGEYLPSPGVIIGLGLVASLEPSGAEFALMDDPHLVANATLAAVIGVAFALSVAASGPYLREYMDLNRFRFGSAVALGLLPLSIMGMAFGQAPLAALVVAALFALDPDTDDESDAPSASSGTQTDGGESSEASIDAADNLERDDSNSTVTVDDSNGDADPYPGDDTTSTAGRAPWL, encoded by the coding sequence ATGAGTACGTCACAACACCCCGTCGCCCTCCGTCTCGAACGATTAGTCGGCGGTGACGCCAGACTCCTCGCCCTGGTGATGGCCCTCCCGCTAGTCGACGGCATCTTCGTCGCCCTGATCCTGGCCGGCGCCCTCGAGACGCCGGCGAGCGCCGTCCAGGTTGGCCTCCTCATCTTCGGTGGCAGTGCGACCCTCGCCGTCATCCTCGCGGAGATGCAGGGGACCGTCCGCGAGCAGGTTCGCGTCGTGTTGCTCGTCGGCATTCCGTTGATCGTGCTCGCAGCGATCCAGGCCGCGCTCGCGCCGGCGATCGAGAGCGTGATCGAGACGGCGACCTTCGAGCGATTCGCCGCGCTGGTCATACTGGCCATCGCCGCCAAGACCGCGAGTGCCACCGTCGGCGAGTACCTGCCGAGTCCTGGCGTCATCATCGGACTGGGACTCGTCGCCAGCCTCGAGCCCTCGGGTGCGGAGTTCGCGCTCATGGACGACCCACACCTGGTCGCCAATGCGACGCTGGCTGCCGTGATCGGCGTGGCGTTCGCGCTCTCCGTGGCTGCCAGCGGGCCGTACCTGCGCGAATACATGGATCTCAACCGGTTCCGGTTCGGGAGCGCCGTCGCCCTCGGTCTGTTGCCACTCTCGATTATGGGGATGGCCTTTGGGCAGGCGCCGCTGGCTGCGCTCGTCGTCGCCGCGCTGTTCGCGCTGGATCCCGACACCGATGACGAATCGGACGCCCCGTCGGCCAGTTCCGGAACGCAGACTGATGGCGGCGAAAGTTCGGAAGCGTCGATAGACGCGGCCGATAATCTCGAACGGGACGACTCGAACTCAACCGTGACCGTCGACGACTCGAACGGCGACGCCGATCCGTACCCAGGCGACGACACGACGTCGACCGCTGGACGGGCCCCCTGGCTCTGA
- a CDS encoding type IV pilin — protein MRMESKIQTEDESSNRAVSPVIGVILMVAITVILAAVIAAFVLDLGQSNSTNVNAGVTIDGDGASEVTVTLQDKGNADGVKVVNSTDGSNEGSTESVGGSIKVNSTGNYSVVAYQGSSGDPDEETAINSFGVQ, from the coding sequence ATGAGAATGGAAAGCAAAATTCAAACTGAAGACGAATCGTCCAACCGAGCGGTATCGCCGGTTATTGGAGTGATCCTTATGGTGGCTATCACGGTGATTTTGGCTGCCGTGATCGCTGCATTTGTGCTCGACCTCGGTCAGAGCAACAGTACAAATGTAAACGCTGGTGTAACCATTGACGGCGATGGCGCATCGGAAGTTACGGTTACTCTCCAAGATAAAGGTAATGCAGACGGAGTTAAGGTAGTTAATTCAACTGATGGCTCTAACGAGGGTAGTACTGAATCGGTTGGTGGTTCTATCAAGGTAAACAGTACAGGCAACTATAGCGTAGTTGCATACCAAGGTAGCTCAGGCGATCCAGACGAAGAAACAGCTATCAATAGTTTCGGAGTCCAGTAA
- a CDS encoding type IV pilin N-terminal domain-containing protein: MESKIQTEDESSSRAVSPVIGVILMVAITVILAAVIAAFVLDLGQSNSANVNAGVTIDGDGTSEVTVTLQDKGNADGVKFVNNSGSHIPSNLTETGQSVTIDGTSGESGEYSVVAYTDNGEETAINSFTVTS; the protein is encoded by the coding sequence ATGGAAAGCAAAATTCAAACCGAAGACGAATCGTCCAGTCGGGCGGTATCGCCAGTTATTGGTGTTATCCTGATGGTTGCGATCACCGTAATCCTGGCTGCAGTGATCGCGGCGTTTGTGCTTGACCTCGGCCAGAGCAATAGCGCAAATGTAAACGCTGGTGTAACCATTGACGGCGATGGCACATCGGAAGTTACGGTTACTCTCCAAGACAAAGGCAATGCAGACGGAGTTAAGTTCGTAAACAATAGTGGAAGCCACATACCCAGTAATCTCACTGAAACAGGGCAATCCGTTACTATAGACGGAACTTCTGGAGAATCTGGCGAGTATAGTGTAGTTGCTTACACAGACAACGGTGAAGAAACGGCGATTAATAGCTTCACAGTTACTTCCTAA
- a CDS encoding universal stress protein, whose translation MAITFDGPILVPAADPDDGERTARALAPRIGPENTVLVVHVIEKGGGAPDKAPLEARREFAEDVFSRAGAPLEETGARVETEVLYGTDVVETIFEAADDHGADGVAFVPRKGNRLVEMLSGDTSRRLIRKATLPVLVLPVEE comes from the coding sequence ATGGCGATCACGTTCGACGGCCCCATCCTCGTTCCGGCGGCCGACCCCGACGACGGGGAGCGAACGGCCAGAGCGCTCGCCCCGCGAATCGGTCCGGAGAACACCGTCCTGGTCGTCCACGTCATCGAAAAGGGAGGTGGTGCACCTGACAAGGCGCCGCTCGAGGCTCGCCGGGAGTTCGCCGAGGACGTCTTTTCGCGAGCGGGCGCCCCGCTCGAGGAAACGGGTGCGCGCGTCGAGACGGAGGTCCTGTACGGGACGGACGTGGTCGAGACCATCTTCGAGGCCGCCGACGATCACGGGGCTGACGGTGTCGCGTTCGTCCCGCGCAAGGGGAATCGGTTGGTCGAGATGCTAAGCGGCGATACGAGCAGACGGCTGATCAGGAAGGCGACGCTCCCAGTGCTGGTATTGCCGGTCGAGGAGTGA
- a CDS encoding aldo/keto reductase — protein MDSSSEPTSGDCPAANGMPMLGLGTWQNTDPSQCADSVRTALEMGYRHVDTAQGYDNEEYVGQGIADATANADADADIDREDVFLATKVATSNLAHDDVLETTEESLAKLGVDAVDLLYVHWPINTYDAEETLAAFDELYDDGLIRNVGVSNFEPRHLQEAIDLLDAPLFANQVECHPLLPQEELRSVCADQDVELVAYSPLARGEVFDVPEIQSVAEKHDVSEAQVSLAWLREKGVTAIPKATGQDHISDNWASLGVELDSEDLERIDGIEEVHREVDPDMAPWN, from the coding sequence ATGGATTCCAGTTCCGAACCCACCAGTGGGGACTGTCCGGCCGCGAACGGCATGCCGATGCTCGGCCTCGGCACCTGGCAGAACACCGATCCGAGCCAGTGTGCGGACTCCGTTCGAACCGCGCTCGAGATGGGGTACCGTCACGTCGATACCGCGCAAGGTTACGACAACGAGGAGTACGTCGGGCAGGGAATTGCCGACGCTACTGCCAACGCCGACGCCGACGCCGACATCGACCGCGAGGACGTCTTCCTGGCGACGAAGGTGGCTACCTCAAACCTTGCCCACGACGACGTCCTCGAGACAACCGAGGAGAGCCTGGCGAAACTCGGCGTCGACGCCGTCGACCTGCTGTACGTCCACTGGCCGATCAACACCTACGACGCCGAGGAGACGCTGGCCGCGTTCGACGAACTCTACGACGACGGCCTGATCCGCAACGTCGGCGTCAGCAACTTCGAGCCTCGCCACCTCCAGGAGGCGATCGACCTCCTGGATGCACCTCTCTTCGCGAACCAGGTCGAGTGTCACCCGCTGCTTCCCCAGGAAGAGCTTCGGTCGGTGTGTGCCGACCAGGACGTCGAACTCGTCGCCTACTCGCCGCTGGCTCGAGGCGAGGTCTTCGACGTACCCGAGATACAGTCCGTGGCGGAAAAACACGACGTCAGCGAGGCCCAGGTTAGTCTCGCCTGGCTCCGCGAGAAAGGCGTCACCGCGATTCCGAAAGCGACCGGCCAGGATCATATCTCGGACAACTGGGCGTCGCTAGGCGTAGAGTTGGACAGTGAGGATCTCGAGAGAATCGACGGGATCGAGGAAGTGCATCGAGAGGTGGATCCGGATATGGCTCCCTGGAATTGA
- a CDS encoding carbamoyltransferase family protein, with amino-acid sequence MTDYLLAFKPAIGLYGQHDPSAVLFEDGVPVFGVEEERYTREKHATETFPSNAIEACLEYRDLTITDLDRIVLPYDPTLRRKITAHYVTDAIRAPGVGRTLSALEESLVTQVRSRFLPTRQIERRLEAFGTPLPPVETIAHHRCHAASAFHPSGFDEGVVLTIDAKGEYDSTVIWHATEDGLRRARTYEHPNSLGLFYAIITEYLGYRMFNGEGKVMGLAPYGEDNTEIEHTLRTLIETGVDYDVTSLTKRWGTGHGVEALEEAFDRPRSETSGEFDQWEKDLAHTAQKLLEETVVDIVEAAVDRLGTRTVAMAGGVALNCKLNQRVRELPVVEETFVQPVAHDAGLALGAGWARQRPINVDRQTHVYLGPEYETEQIRSTLETNKLSYVEPDDLERYVAERIADGDLIGWFQGRMEFGPRALGARSILADPRTAASRDRVNRFVKHREEWRPFAPSMLESAADEYLVDGEPAPFMIDAFDANPKKVEDLEAVLHPADDSTRPQTVREDQHPRYHRLISEFADITGVPVVLNTSFNDHAEPIVRTPTHAIKDFYGMGLDVLVLEDLVVEKESA; translated from the coding sequence ATGACGGATTATCTACTCGCATTTAAACCCGCGATCGGACTGTACGGCCAGCACGATCCCAGTGCAGTCCTCTTCGAGGACGGAGTCCCCGTATTCGGCGTCGAGGAAGAACGTTACACGCGAGAGAAACACGCCACGGAGACGTTCCCCTCCAATGCTATCGAGGCGTGTCTCGAGTATCGCGACCTGACTATCACGGATCTCGATCGTATCGTCTTGCCCTACGATCCGACGCTCCGCAGGAAGATCACCGCCCACTACGTGACCGATGCGATCCGCGCCCCCGGAGTTGGTCGGACGCTTTCTGCGCTCGAGGAGTCGCTCGTCACGCAGGTTCGGAGCCGGTTTCTGCCGACGCGACAGATTGAGCGTCGACTCGAGGCCTTCGGGACGCCATTGCCGCCGGTCGAGACGATTGCCCACCACCGCTGCCACGCGGCGAGCGCGTTCCATCCCTCGGGGTTCGACGAGGGGGTCGTTCTCACGATCGATGCGAAAGGCGAGTACGACTCGACGGTCATCTGGCACGCCACCGAGGACGGCCTCCGGCGAGCTCGGACGTACGAACACCCCAACAGCCTCGGACTGTTTTACGCCATCATCACGGAATACCTCGGCTACCGCATGTTCAACGGCGAGGGGAAGGTCATGGGACTGGCACCGTACGGCGAGGACAACACCGAAATCGAACATACCCTCCGTACGTTGATCGAAACGGGCGTCGACTACGACGTGACCAGCCTGACGAAACGATGGGGGACCGGCCACGGCGTGGAAGCGCTCGAGGAGGCGTTCGACCGCCCCCGAAGCGAGACGTCCGGCGAGTTCGACCAGTGGGAGAAGGACCTCGCTCACACGGCCCAGAAGTTGCTCGAGGAGACCGTCGTCGACATCGTCGAAGCAGCCGTCGACCGCCTCGGAACGAGAACGGTCGCCATGGCCGGCGGCGTCGCGCTCAACTGCAAGCTGAACCAGCGCGTTCGCGAGTTGCCCGTCGTCGAAGAGACGTTCGTCCAGCCCGTCGCTCACGACGCTGGCCTCGCGCTGGGGGCTGGCTGGGCGCGCCAGCGACCGATCAACGTCGACCGGCAGACACACGTCTACCTCGGCCCCGAGTACGAAACCGAGCAGATCCGGTCGACTCTCGAGACGAACAAACTCTCCTACGTCGAACCCGACGACCTCGAGCGCTACGTCGCCGAACGGATCGCCGATGGCGACCTGATCGGCTGGTTCCAGGGCCGCATGGAATTCGGGCCGCGGGCCCTCGGCGCCCGAAGCATCCTCGCCGATCCGCGGACAGCAGCCTCGCGCGACCGAGTCAATCGGTTCGTCAAACACCGCGAGGAGTGGCGTCCCTTCGCCCCGTCGATGCTCGAGTCAGCCGCCGATGAGTATCTGGTCGACGGGGAACCGGCCCCGTTCATGATCGACGCGTTCGACGCCAACCCGAAGAAGGTCGAGGACCTCGAAGCCGTCTTGCACCCTGCCGACGATTCGACGCGCCCGCAAACGGTACGCGAAGACCAGCATCCACGATACCACCGGCTCATCTCTGAGTTCGCCGACATCACGGGGGTTCCCGTCGTCCTCAACACGTCGTTCAACGACCACGCCGAGCCGATCGTCAGGACCCCGACGCATGCGATCAAGGACTTCTACGGCATGGGACTGGACGTGCTCGTCCTGGAGGACCTCGTTGTGGAGAAAGAGTCGGCGTAG
- a CDS encoding tyrosine-type recombinase/integrase codes for MKVWLSQIEVAQLLEVATDTQQQLAYSLGARCGLRSHEILDVSPEDVVDTDAGTVLRVWHGKGNKFRETPVPRDLATTIRTVADVRDSSNEKPLLEISTTRSLRRWVSRTARELHQVTGDDGWLYLGVHDLRRT; via the coding sequence ATGAAAGTCTGGCTCAGCCAGATCGAAGTTGCACAGCTTCTCGAGGTCGCCACCGACACCCAGCAGCAACTCGCCTATTCGTTGGGCGCACGCTGTGGGCTCCGGTCGCACGAAATTCTCGACGTCTCGCCCGAGGACGTCGTCGACACCGACGCCGGGACAGTACTCCGGGTATGGCACGGGAAAGGCAACAAGTTCCGTGAGACGCCCGTTCCGCGCGATCTGGCGACCACTATCCGAACCGTGGCCGACGTCCGCGACTCCTCGAACGAAAAACCGTTGCTCGAGATCTCGACGACGCGCTCGCTTCGGCGATGGGTCAGCAGAACCGCTCGCGAACTTCACCAGGTGACCGGCGACGACGGCTGGCTCTATCTCGGCGTGCACGACCTCCGACGGACGTGA
- a CDS encoding winged helix-turn-helix domain-containing protein — MAVNQEAIADSSDIFQVLADDYARRILVAADDGPMTAKALSDACDASLATVYRRVSKLQNHGLLDERTSIDSDGTHRREFETVLEGLHVDLSEGEFTLTVDTCDTLADNFTELWDDMRVSQ; from the coding sequence ATGGCTGTGAACCAGGAGGCAATAGCAGATTCATCGGATATATTTCAGGTCCTGGCAGACGACTACGCCCGTCGGATCCTCGTCGCGGCTGACGACGGGCCAATGACCGCAAAAGCGCTCAGTGACGCCTGCGACGCCTCGCTCGCGACGGTGTACCGTCGGGTCTCAAAGCTGCAGAACCACGGGCTTCTCGACGAGCGAACGTCGATCGATTCGGACGGAACACACAGACGCGAGTTCGAAACCGTCCTCGAAGGGCTCCACGTCGACCTCTCGGAAGGCGAGTTTACGCTCACCGTCGATACTTGCGATACGTTGGCGGACAACTTCACGGAACTCTGGGACGATATGCGAGTATCACAATGA
- the guaB gene encoding IMP dehydrogenase has product MANDVPEHEPYSAKLRVPEALTFDDVLLRPKESRVEPDEADLSSRVSRNVEVSVPILSAAMDTVTESEMAVAMARHGALGVLHRNMNIDEMVESISSVKRADELIIPFDDVVTADPEMTVREVDEMMVREGVGGAPVVNTNGEVLGIISSTDIRPHLEVGENDPVTEAMTDEVITAPQDIDARDAFDLMYEHKIERVPVVDDENLLVGLVTMQGILQRREYKQAARDETGRLRCGVAVGPFETDRAVAADEAGVDVLFIDCAHAHNLNVIDGAREIKESVDADVVVGNVGTREAAEDLVDFADGIKVGIGPGSICTTRVVSGAGMPQITAVAQVADVASQHDIPVIADGGIRYSGDAIKSIAAGADAVMLGSYFAGTDEAPGRVVTMNGKRYKQYRGMGSVGAMKSGDGDRYLKDDPEDDEEYVPEGVEAATPYKGTLQSELHQLAGGMQSGMGYVGAETVPEFKERAEFVRVSSAGQAEGHAHDVVITDEAPNYSPSE; this is encoded by the coding sequence ATGGCGAACGACGTTCCCGAGCACGAGCCGTATTCTGCGAAATTGCGCGTACCGGAAGCGTTGACGTTCGACGACGTCTTGCTCCGGCCAAAGGAGAGTCGTGTCGAGCCCGACGAGGCGGACCTGTCCTCGCGAGTGTCTCGAAACGTCGAGGTCTCGGTCCCGATTCTCTCGGCGGCGATGGACACTGTCACCGAGAGCGAGATGGCAGTCGCGATGGCCCGTCACGGCGCACTCGGCGTCCTCCACCGGAACATGAATATCGATGAGATGGTCGAATCGATTAGTAGTGTCAAGCGCGCGGACGAACTCATCATCCCCTTCGACGACGTCGTGACGGCCGACCCGGAGATGACGGTCCGCGAGGTCGACGAGATGATGGTCCGCGAGGGCGTCGGCGGGGCACCCGTCGTCAATACGAACGGCGAGGTGCTGGGCATCATCTCGAGTACGGACATCCGCCCGCACCTCGAGGTAGGAGAGAACGACCCGGTGACGGAGGCGATGACCGACGAGGTCATCACGGCGCCCCAGGACATCGACGCGCGCGACGCGTTCGACCTGATGTACGAGCACAAGATCGAGCGCGTCCCCGTCGTCGACGACGAGAACTTGCTGGTCGGCCTGGTCACGATGCAGGGCATCTTGCAGCGACGGGAGTACAAACAGGCCGCTCGAGACGAAACCGGCCGCCTGCGGTGTGGCGTCGCCGTCGGTCCGTTCGAAACTGATCGCGCGGTCGCGGCCGACGAGGCGGGGGTGGACGTGCTCTTCATCGACTGCGCCCACGCGCACAACCTGAACGTCATCGACGGAGCGCGCGAGATCAAAGAATCCGTCGACGCGGACGTCGTCGTCGGGAACGTCGGGACGCGAGAGGCCGCGGAGGACCTGGTGGACTTCGCCGACGGCATCAAGGTCGGCATCGGCCCGGGATCGATCTGCACGACGCGGGTCGTCTCCGGCGCTGGTATGCCCCAGATCACGGCGGTCGCGCAGGTCGCGGACGTGGCGAGCCAGCACGACATTCCGGTGATCGCTGATGGCGGAATTCGCTACTCCGGCGACGCCATCAAGTCGATCGCCGCCGGTGCCGACGCCGTGATGCTCGGTTCGTACTTTGCGGGCACTGACGAGGCTCCTGGACGCGTCGTGACGATGAACGGCAAGCGCTACAAGCAGTATCGAGGAATGGGATCTGTCGGGGCGATGAAATCGGGTGACGGCGACCGATACCTCAAGGATGATCCGGAGGACGACGAGGAGTACGTGCCGGAGGGTGTCGAGGCGGCGACGCCGTACAAGGGCACGCTCCAGTCGGAGCTCCACCAGCTCGCGGGCGGAATGCAGTCGGGAATGGGGTACGTCGGTGCGGAGACGGTCCCCGAATTCAAGGAGCGAGCGGAGTTCGTTCGTGTCTCCTCGGCTGGCCAGGCCGAGGGGCACGCCCACGACGTGGTGATTACGGACGAAGCGCCGAACTACTCGCCGAGCGAATAA
- a CDS encoding fumarylacetoacetate hydrolase family protein, protein MKFVRFRDPAGAIRRGRLENDRVQFGSDSYDLESDEIDVLPPCEPSKVVCIGRNYADHAAEMDSDVPDRPLLFLKPPNTLAAHGDTVTVPGGKERIDYEAEIGVVIGEQCRHVPAEDAMDVVEGFTCVNDLSNRDDQRQEQNWVRGKAFDGAAPIGPVLATPDEVPEDAFVRSRVNGELKQDGSRTQLIFSIPELIAEITTYLTLEAGDVIATGTPEGVGPLQDGDTVEIEVEGVGTLAHEVRIPDESR, encoded by the coding sequence ATGAAGTTCGTCAGATTCCGCGATCCGGCCGGAGCGATTCGACGCGGCCGACTCGAAAACGACCGCGTCCAGTTCGGATCCGACAGTTACGACCTCGAGAGCGACGAAATCGACGTCCTACCACCGTGTGAACCCTCGAAGGTCGTCTGCATCGGACGCAACTACGCCGACCACGCCGCGGAGATGGACTCCGACGTCCCCGACCGTCCGTTGCTCTTTCTCAAGCCGCCGAACACGCTGGCGGCCCACGGGGATACCGTCACGGTTCCCGGCGGGAAGGAGCGAATCGACTACGAGGCCGAAATCGGCGTCGTAATCGGCGAGCAGTGCCGGCACGTCCCAGCCGAAGACGCGATGGACGTCGTCGAGGGCTTCACCTGCGTGAACGACCTCTCGAACCGCGACGACCAGCGCCAGGAGCAAAACTGGGTCCGCGGGAAAGCCTTCGATGGCGCCGCGCCCATCGGTCCCGTGCTCGCGACGCCCGACGAAGTGCCCGAGGATGCGTTCGTCCGCTCGCGCGTCAACGGCGAACTGAAACAGGACGGCTCGCGAACGCAACTCATCTTCTCGATTCCGGAACTCATCGCGGAGATCACGACCTACCTCACGCTCGAGGCCGGCGACGTGATCGCGACCGGCACCCCCGAAGGCGTCGGGCCGCTCCAGGACGGCGATACGGTCGAAATCGAGGTTGAGGGCGTGGGGACGCTCGCACACGAGGTTCGGATCCCCGACGAGAGTCGGTGA
- a CDS encoding response regulator, with protein sequence MKESEPSADILLVEDNPGDIRLATEAFATGHSGCTLHVTKDGIEALEFCHRRGAYEDAPRPDLVVLDLNIPRKHGVEVLEELKSDPDLKTIPVIVLTSSESREDMRKSYERHANAYVTKPVDPTEFIETIQSLETFWLSVVRLPTWER encoded by the coding sequence ATGAAGGAAAGCGAACCCTCGGCCGACATTCTCCTCGTCGAGGACAATCCGGGTGACATTCGGCTCGCCACCGAGGCGTTCGCGACCGGCCACAGCGGGTGTACGCTGCACGTCACGAAAGACGGAATCGAGGCGCTCGAGTTCTGTCACCGCCGCGGTGCGTACGAGGATGCCCCGCGTCCAGACCTCGTCGTGCTCGACCTCAATATACCCCGAAAACACGGCGTGGAGGTACTCGAGGAACTCAAATCCGACCCCGACCTCAAGACGATTCCGGTGATCGTACTCACCAGTTCGGAGAGTCGCGAGGACATGCGCAAATCGTACGAACGCCACGCGAACGCCTACGTCACCAAACCGGTCGACCCCACCGAGTTCATCGAAACGATCCAGTCGCTCGAGACGTTCTGGCTCTCAGTCGTTCGATTGCCGACGTGGGAGCGGTAA